One window of Triticum dicoccoides isolate Atlit2015 ecotype Zavitan chromosome 5A, WEW_v2.0, whole genome shotgun sequence genomic DNA carries:
- the LOC119298075 gene encoding very-long-chain aldehyde decarbonylase GL1-10-like codes for MLPYATASDAEAALRRAMTRAEAAWFRYTAAKADYYLYYHTVAVLLAVYTLLPLMLALLELGAPAVALRYKLQPRGARLSPAGFLRCYTDTARFLLPLAAPVQLLSYPAVKMLGIRMGLPLPSAGEMAAQLLMYLLVEDYLSYWVHRLMHTKWCYDNIHHVHHEYTAPNGFVAPYMHWTEVLILTVPTVVGPVIAPCHMITFGIWFVIVAISAIETHCGYNFPFNPTKLIPFWGGAEFHDYHHYLGGNCQSNFATVFTYCDYLYGTNNAFRRHKAGQAKLKMVSEKNVEK; via the exons ATGCTCCCTTACGCAACGGCGTCCGACGCGGAGGCGGCGCTGAGGCGCGCCATGACGCGCGCCGAGGCAGCGTGGTTCCGGTACACGGCGGCGAAGGCGGACTACTACCTTTACTACCACACTGTCGCCGTCCTCCTTGCCGTCTACACCCTGCTGCCGCTCATGCTCGCGCTTCTCGAGCTCGGCGCGCCGGCCGTCGCCCTGCGGTACAAGCTGCAGCCCCGGGGCGCGCGGCTGTCGCCGGCCGGCTTCCTCCGCTGCTACACGGACACCGCGCGCTTCTTGCTCCCCCTCGCCGCCCCTGTCCAGCTGCTGTCCTATCCTGCGGTCAAG ATGTTGGGGATCCGGATGGGGCTGCCGCTGCCGTCGGCGGGGGAGATGGCGGCGCAGCTGCTCATGTACCTGCTTGTGGAGGACTATCTCAGCTACTGGGTCCACCGGCTGATGCACACCAAGTGGTGCTACGACAACATCCACCACGTCCACCATGAGTACACTGCACCCAACGGCTTCGTCGCGCCATACATGCACTGGACCGAGGTGCTCATCCTCACCGTCCCCACCGTCGTCGGCCCGGTGATCGCGCCTTGCCACATGATCACCTTCGGCATCTGGTTTGTGATAGTGgctatttcggccatcgagacCCACTGCGG GTACAACTTCCCGTTCAACCCGACAAAGCTTATCCCGTTCTGGGGAGGAGCAGAGTTCCACGACTACCACCACTACTTGGGAGGGAACTGCCAGAGCAACTTTGCAACTGTGTTCACGTATTGCGATTATCTGTACGGGACAAATAAC GCCTTCAGACGCCACAAGGCAGGCCAAGCAAAG CTGAAGATGGTGTCGGAAAAGAATGTCGAGAAATGA